In one window of Comamonas testosteroni DNA:
- a CDS encoding TrkH family potassium uptake protein: protein MKDLLPVLRVLGMLMMMFAGAMLLPFGISWFTQDGIWRIYPWSIGLTVGVGLLLWGGLHRHKQDLQPRHGVILVTLVWVVLPLCAMVPLVMGLNRVGISISLTHAYFEAVSGLTTTGATVLSGLDQLPVSINVWRTFMQWMGGMGILILAVAVLPLLGVGGAQLFRAEAAGPVKDTKLTPRITETAKGLWGVYALFSIGCFVTFWVCGMQPLDALMHMFATVSLGGLSSHDASFAYFNSPLLEVAALLFMLLASCNFALYFVAMRKGRIESFMRDPEMRATIGVLLGSGLLVALLLWIKGVYGPLDALRNGMFHTVSVATTTGFSTTDYLAWPVFIPVLLLLLSGVATSAGSTGGGIKMVRMLILVKQARREMTRLVHPRAVQPVRLGDAVVDNPMIFSVLAYMLVYGATVIVLSMVLLLTDLDPLTAFSAVLASVHCMGPGLGAVGPSSNYTVLTDFQIWVCTLGMLLGRLEILSFMALLSPAFWRR from the coding sequence ATGAAAGACCTGCTCCCTGTCCTGCGTGTGCTGGGCATGCTGATGATGATGTTTGCCGGCGCCATGCTGCTGCCCTTTGGCATCTCCTGGTTCACCCAGGATGGCATCTGGCGCATCTACCCCTGGTCGATCGGACTGACGGTTGGCGTGGGCCTGCTGCTGTGGGGGGGGCTGCACCGTCACAAGCAGGATCTGCAACCGCGTCATGGCGTGATTCTGGTGACCTTGGTCTGGGTGGTGCTGCCGCTGTGCGCCATGGTGCCGCTGGTGATGGGGCTGAACCGGGTGGGCATCTCCATCAGCCTTACCCATGCCTACTTTGAGGCCGTATCGGGCCTGACGACAACCGGGGCCACGGTGCTCAGCGGTCTGGACCAGCTGCCGGTGTCCATCAATGTCTGGCGTACCTTCATGCAATGGATGGGGGGCATGGGGATTCTGATTCTGGCCGTGGCCGTGCTGCCGCTGCTGGGTGTCGGAGGTGCTCAGCTTTTCAGGGCGGAGGCCGCCGGCCCCGTCAAGGACACCAAGCTCACGCCGCGTATCACCGAAACGGCCAAGGGCCTGTGGGGCGTGTACGCGCTGTTCTCCATTGGCTGTTTTGTGACCTTCTGGGTCTGCGGCATGCAGCCCCTGGATGCGCTGATGCATATGTTTGCCACGGTGAGTCTGGGCGGGCTGTCATCGCACGATGCCAGCTTTGCCTATTTCAACTCGCCACTGCTGGAGGTCGCGGCCCTGCTGTTCATGCTGTTGGCCAGCTGCAACTTTGCGCTGTACTTCGTGGCCATGCGCAAGGGCCGCATCGAGAGCTTTATGCGCGACCCCGAAATGCGCGCCACGATTGGCGTGCTGCTGGGCTCGGGCCTGCTGGTGGCGCTGCTGCTCTGGATCAAGGGTGTCTATGGGCCGCTGGATGCCTTGCGCAACGGCATGTTCCACACCGTCTCGGTAGCCACGACCACCGGTTTTTCCACCACGGACTATCTGGCTTGGCCGGTGTTCATTCCTGTCTTGCTGTTGCTGCTGTCGGGGGTGGCCACCAGTGCGGGCTCGACCGGAGGCGGCATCAAGATGGTGCGCATGCTGATTCTGGTCAAGCAGGCCAGGCGCGAGATGACACGTCTGGTGCACCCGCGAGCCGTGCAGCCGGTGCGGCTGGGCGATGCGGTGGTAGATAACCCGATGATTTTTTCGGTGCTGGCCTACATGCTGGTTTACGGTGCCACCGTCATTGTGCTGAGCATGGTGCTGCTGCTGACCGATCTCGACCCTCTGACCGCGTTCTCTGCCGTGCTGGCCAGCGTGCACTGCATGGGGCCGGGGCTGGGTGCGGTTGGCCCATCATCCAACTACACGGTGTTGACGGATTTCCAGATCTGGGTGTGTACTCTGGGCATGCTGTTGGGGCGGCTCGAGATACTGAGTTTCATGGCTTTGCTGTCACCGGCATTCTGGCGTCGTTGA
- a CDS encoding potassium transporter Kup: MQNSKSSLGALTLGAIGVVYGDIGTSVLYSVKEVFGSGYVPFTPDNVYGVLSVLFWTLTVIVSLKYVTLVLRADNNGEGGLVAMLALASQTVKDKPRLSGTLFLVGMFGTSLFYGDGVITPAISVLSAVEGLEVISPHFTKAVIPLTLVILFLLFFVQKRGTAGIGKFFGPVTVTWFVCIALLGVHQIMGHPEILAALSPHYAVRFIWSSPGISFIILGSVVLCVTGAEALYADLGHFGKKPIRLAWFSVAMPALTLNYFGQGALLLANPEAVKNPFFMMAPSWALLPLVIMATMATVIASQALITGAFSVTRQVIQLGYFPRFEVRHTSVKETGQIYMPLVNWGLFVAIALAVLLFRNSGNLAAAYGIAVTLDMLITTMLTFFVIRYRWNYSLALCLLATGFFFVVDLAFFASNLLKLFEGGWFPLLIGGTVFTLMMTWRRGRELLHQKLQADALDLRQFLESTWRHPPTRVPGTAVFLSGEPGTVPHALLHNLKHNKVLHERNLFVTVRNHEVPWVVMDKRVEAESLGGDCWEVIIHYGFKNEPDVPAALAQLRTQGCKLDSMSTSYFLSRDVIIPRMNNSMAHWREKLFAQMHKNASRVADFLHLPSNSVVELGSKIEL; the protein is encoded by the coding sequence GTGCAAAATTCGAAATCCTCGCTAGGCGCCCTGACCCTGGGTGCGATCGGTGTCGTCTATGGAGACATCGGCACCAGTGTTTTGTACTCGGTCAAGGAGGTTTTCGGCTCAGGCTATGTGCCGTTCACGCCAGACAACGTCTATGGCGTGCTCTCGGTACTGTTCTGGACGCTCACGGTCATCGTCTCCCTCAAATACGTGACACTGGTGCTGCGCGCCGACAACAACGGCGAGGGCGGGCTGGTGGCCATGCTGGCCCTGGCCTCGCAGACGGTCAAGGACAAGCCGCGACTGTCCGGCACGCTGTTTCTGGTGGGCATGTTCGGCACCTCGCTGTTTTATGGCGACGGCGTGATCACTCCGGCGATTTCCGTGCTCTCGGCGGTCGAGGGCCTGGAAGTCATCTCGCCGCATTTCACCAAGGCCGTGATTCCGCTGACGCTGGTGATCCTGTTTTTGCTGTTCTTCGTGCAAAAGCGCGGTACAGCAGGCATCGGCAAGTTCTTTGGCCCTGTCACTGTGACCTGGTTTGTCTGTATTGCCCTGCTGGGTGTGCACCAGATCATGGGGCATCCGGAAATCCTGGCCGCGCTCAGCCCGCATTACGCGGTCCGCTTCATCTGGAGCAGCCCGGGCATCAGCTTCATCATTCTGGGCTCGGTCGTGCTCTGCGTGACCGGTGCCGAGGCGCTGTATGCCGATCTCGGGCATTTCGGCAAGAAACCTATCCGTCTGGCCTGGTTCAGCGTTGCCATGCCGGCGCTGACATTGAACTACTTTGGTCAGGGCGCCTTGCTGCTGGCCAATCCCGAGGCAGTCAAGAACCCGTTTTTCATGATGGCACCCAGCTGGGCGCTGCTGCCGCTGGTCATCATGGCCACCATGGCCACGGTGATCGCCTCGCAGGCGCTGATCACGGGGGCCTTCAGCGTGACGCGTCAGGTCATTCAGCTGGGCTACTTCCCTCGTTTTGAAGTGCGCCACACCAGTGTGAAGGAGACTGGCCAGATCTATATGCCTCTGGTCAACTGGGGCCTGTTTGTGGCGATTGCGCTGGCTGTTCTGCTGTTTCGCAATAGCGGCAATCTGGCGGCGGCCTACGGTATTGCGGTGACGCTGGACATGCTGATCACCACCATGCTGACCTTCTTTGTCATCCGCTATCGCTGGAACTACTCGCTGGCCTTGTGCCTGCTGGCAACGGGTTTCTTCTTCGTGGTGGATCTGGCTTTCTTCGCCTCGAACCTGCTCAAGCTGTTTGAAGGCGGCTGGTTCCCGCTGCTGATCGGTGGCACAGTCTTCACCCTGATGATGACCTGGCGCCGCGGGCGCGAGCTGCTGCATCAGAAGTTGCAGGCGGATGCGCTGGATCTGCGTCAGTTTCTGGAATCCACCTGGCGCCATCCGCCCACGCGCGTGCCCGGCACGGCGGTTTTTCTCTCGGGGGAGCCCGGCACCGTGCCGCATGCGCTTCTCCATAACCTCAAGCACAACAAAGTGCTGCATGAGCGCAATCTCTTTGTGACCGTGCGCAACCACGAAGTGCCCTGGGTGGTGATGGACAAGCGGGTAGAGGCAGAGTCGCTGGGCGGCGACTGCTGGGAAGTCATCATTCACTACGGCTTCAAGAACGAGCCCGATGTGCCTGCTGCGCTGGCGCAGCTGCGTACCCAGGGCTGCAAACTGGATTCCATGTCCACCAGCTATTTCCTGTCGCGTGATGTGATCATCCCGCGCATGAACAACTCCATGGCGCACTGGCGCGAAAAGCTGTTTGCGCAGATGCACAAGAACGCGAGCCGTGTGGCTGACTTCCTGCACCTCCCGAGCAACTCGGTGGTGGAGCTGGGCTCCAAGATTGAGTTGTAA
- the holA gene encoding DNA polymerase III subunit delta gives MQLALNQLPSHLAKGLRSLYVLHGDEPLQQQEAADAIRTAARAQGYTERSSYTVMGAHFDWSGVLAAGGSLSLFADKQILEIRIPSGKPGKDGSAALQQLASSAQGNDSTLTLISLPRLDKATKTGAWFAALDGNGVSIQIDPVERGALPHWIAQRLALQNQRVAAGEEGQRTLQFFADRVEGNLLAAHQEIQKLALLHPEGELSLAQVEQAVLNVARYDVFKLSEAVLSGQVARSMRMLDGLQAEGEAEVLVHWALAEDIRNIKRVKDAMAGGKPLPMALRENRIWGPKERLMERLLPRVSDARAAELLQAAHAVDGIVKGLPSEGWPRDSWQALRQLAMQLATIGNTN, from the coding sequence ATGCAGCTTGCGCTGAATCAGCTTCCCTCCCATCTGGCCAAGGGCTTGCGCTCGCTCTATGTGCTGCATGGCGACGAGCCGCTGCAGCAGCAGGAAGCGGCCGATGCGATTCGTACAGCGGCGCGTGCTCAGGGCTATACCGAGCGCAGCAGCTATACCGTCATGGGCGCGCACTTTGACTGGAGCGGCGTTCTCGCGGCAGGTGGCAGCCTGAGCCTGTTTGCGGACAAGCAGATTCTGGAAATTCGCATCCCCAGTGGCAAGCCCGGCAAGGATGGCAGCGCCGCGCTGCAGCAGCTGGCCAGCAGCGCTCAAGGCAACGACAGCACGTTGACCCTGATCAGTCTGCCGCGCCTGGACAAGGCCACCAAGACCGGGGCCTGGTTTGCGGCGCTGGACGGCAACGGCGTCTCCATCCAGATCGACCCCGTGGAGCGCGGCGCGCTGCCGCACTGGATTGCCCAGCGTCTGGCGCTGCAGAATCAGCGTGTGGCCGCAGGTGAAGAGGGGCAGCGCACGCTGCAGTTCTTTGCCGACCGCGTGGAAGGCAATCTGCTGGCCGCGCACCAGGAAATTCAGAAGCTCGCCCTGCTGCACCCCGAGGGCGAGCTGAGCTTGGCGCAGGTGGAGCAGGCCGTGCTCAATGTGGCGCGCTATGACGTGTTCAAGCTGTCCGAGGCCGTGCTCTCGGGACAGGTGGCGCGCAGCATGCGCATGCTGGATGGCCTGCAGGCCGAAGGCGAGGCCGAGGTGCTGGTGCATTGGGCGCTGGCCGAGGATATTCGCAACATCAAGCGGGTCAAGGACGCCATGGCGGGCGGCAAGCCCCTGCCCATGGCGCTGCGCGAAAACCGCATCTGGGGCCCCAAGGAGAGGCTGATGGAGCGGCTGCTGCCGCGTGTCAGCGATGCACGCGCAGCCGAGTTGCTGCAAGCTGCCCATGCGGTGGACGGCATTGTCAAAGGCCTGCCCAGCGAGGGCTGGCCACGCGACAGCTGGCAGGCCCTGCGACAGCTGGCCATGCAGCTGGCGACAATAGGGAACACCAACTGA
- a CDS encoding glutamate-5-semialdehyde dehydrogenase translates to MNALNTVEYMHNLGVQAKAASALMARASAATKNKALKALARLLRENVEPLQIDNARDLERAMANGLSAPMVDRLRLTPKVLQTCAEGCEQLASMPDVIGEISGLKQMPSGIRVGQMRVPLGVFGMIYESRPNVTIEAASLSIKSGNACILRGGSEAIDSNKALARLVVQALAEAGLPEDGVKLVETTDRDAVGQLIAMPDYVDVIIPRGGKGLIERISREAKVPVIKHLDGNCHTYVDDPCDIAMAVKVADNAKTNKYSPCNASESLLVARAVAADFLPRIGAVYAAKGVEMRCDAEALAILQTVKDTKLAEAVEQDWYEEYLAPIISVKLVDGVDEAIAHINKYSSHHTESILTTNHLHAQKFLREVDSASVMVNTSTRFADGFEFGLGAEIGISTDKFHARGPVGIEGLTSLKYVVLGDGEVRS, encoded by the coding sequence ATGAACGCGCTCAACACCGTCGAATACATGCACAACCTTGGTGTACAGGCAAAAGCCGCCTCCGCACTGATGGCGCGTGCGTCTGCAGCTACTAAAAACAAAGCACTCAAGGCGCTGGCCCGTCTGCTGCGCGAGAACGTCGAGCCGCTGCAGATCGACAATGCCCGCGATCTGGAGCGCGCCATGGCCAATGGTCTTTCGGCACCCATGGTCGACAGACTGCGCCTGACGCCCAAGGTGCTGCAGACCTGTGCCGAAGGTTGCGAGCAACTCGCTTCCATGCCCGATGTGATCGGCGAGATCAGCGGCCTCAAGCAAATGCCCAGCGGTATCCGCGTGGGTCAGATGCGTGTGCCTCTGGGCGTGTTCGGCATGATTTATGAAAGCCGCCCGAATGTGACCATCGAAGCGGCCAGCCTCTCGATCAAGAGCGGCAATGCCTGCATCTTGCGTGGCGGCTCGGAGGCGATTGACTCCAACAAGGCGCTGGCCAGGCTGGTGGTCCAGGCGCTGGCCGAAGCCGGTCTGCCTGAAGACGGTGTCAAGCTGGTGGAGACCACCGACCGTGACGCCGTGGGCCAGCTCATCGCCATGCCCGACTATGTGGACGTCATCATCCCCCGTGGAGGCAAGGGCCTGATCGAGCGCATCAGCCGCGAAGCCAAGGTGCCCGTCATCAAGCATCTGGATGGCAATTGCCACACCTATGTGGATGACCCCTGCGACATCGCCATGGCCGTGAAGGTGGCCGACAACGCAAAGACCAACAAGTACAGCCCCTGCAACGCCAGCGAAAGCCTGCTGGTAGCACGTGCCGTGGCTGCAGACTTCCTGCCCAGAATCGGTGCCGTCTATGCCGCCAAGGGCGTGGAGATGCGTTGCGATGCGGAGGCGCTGGCCATTTTGCAAACCGTCAAGGATACCAAGCTGGCCGAGGCAGTGGAGCAGGACTGGTATGAGGAATACCTGGCGCCCATCATCAGCGTGAAGCTGGTGGACGGTGTGGATGAGGCCATTGCCCACATCAACAAGTACTCCAGTCACCATACGGAGTCGATTCTGACGACCAATCACCTGCACGCACAGAAATTTCTGCGCGAGGTCGATTCCGCCAGCGTCATGGTCAATACCAGTACCCGTTTTGCCGATGGCTTCGAGTTCGGACTCGGTGCCGAGATCGGCATCAGCACCGACAAGTTCCATGCGCGCGGGCCGGTAGGCATCGAGGGGCTGACCTCGCTCAAATACGTGGTCTTGGGCGACGGCGAAGTCCGTTCCTGA
- the gshB gene encoding glutathione synthase — MKILFVADPLESFVIYKDSTFAMMREAQRRGHQIVACEPRHISWQSGSKVMARVRHITLTGDKGRWFEETQSAQMVLADFDAIVMRKDPPFDSEFFYATHMLGQAEREGAKVFNKPSALREHPEKLAIMEFAQFISPTLVTRSAQDIRAFHAEHKDIILKPLDGMGGMGIFRVGEDGRNLGSIIETLNQGGSTSVMVQKFLPDIVHGDKRVLIIGGKPVPFCLARIPQGNEVRGNLAAGGKGVARPLEKQDKAIAEFIGERLVQRGLLLIGLDVIGHNVTEINVTSPTCFQEIFDQTGCDVAALFVDALEQAARA, encoded by the coding sequence ATGAAAATACTGTTTGTCGCCGATCCGCTGGAATCCTTTGTCATATACAAGGACTCCACCTTTGCCATGATGCGTGAGGCTCAGCGCCGAGGTCACCAGATCGTGGCCTGTGAGCCCCGCCACATCTCCTGGCAAAGCGGCTCCAAGGTCATGGCGCGGGTGCGGCATATCACCCTGACAGGGGACAAGGGGCGATGGTTCGAGGAAACCCAGTCTGCGCAGATGGTGCTGGCAGACTTTGACGCCATCGTCATGCGCAAAGACCCGCCGTTCGATTCCGAGTTCTTCTATGCCACGCACATGCTCGGTCAGGCGGAGCGCGAGGGGGCCAAGGTCTTCAACAAGCCCAGTGCCCTGCGCGAGCACCCCGAAAAGCTTGCCATCATGGAGTTTGCGCAATTCATCTCGCCGACGCTGGTCACGCGCAGTGCCCAGGATATCCGTGCCTTTCATGCGGAGCACAAGGACATCATCCTCAAGCCGCTGGACGGCATGGGGGGAATGGGCATCTTCCGGGTTGGCGAAGACGGCCGCAATCTAGGCAGCATCATCGAAACCCTGAATCAGGGCGGCTCCACCAGTGTCATGGTGCAGAAGTTCCTGCCCGACATCGTCCATGGCGACAAGCGGGTGCTCATCATCGGTGGCAAGCCTGTGCCGTTCTGCTTGGCTCGCATTCCGCAGGGCAATGAGGTGCGCGGCAATCTGGCGGCTGGCGGCAAAGGGGTTGCCCGGCCGTTGGAGAAGCAGGACAAGGCAATTGCCGAGTTCATTGGAGAGCGCCTGGTGCAGCGCGGCCTGCTATTGATCGGGCTCGATGTCATCGGCCATAACGTCACCGAGATCAATGTGACCAGTCCCACCTGCTTCCAGGAGATCTTTGATCAGACCGGCTGCGATGTGGCGGCGCTGTTTGTTGACGCACTGGAGCAGGCCGCTCGCGCTTGA
- a CDS encoding benzoate/H(+) symporter BenE family transporter, with protein MRFFKDLSPAAVAAGFVAVLVGFTSSVALVFQAAQAFHATPEQITSWIWALGLGMGLCSLVPSLILRMPVMVAWSTPGAAVLATAGLAGGFSMAEAIGAFIVSAALIILAGVTGWFERIMNRIPMEIASALLAGVLAKFGMQAFSAAETNLSLVLVMLLAYLLSRRMAPRYAVIITLLAGTAWAALRGQMQWSAVHAGLAMPVYTAPEFSLHALISLALPLFVVTMASQNLPGVAVIRATGYPIPVSRVISMTGVATLLLAPFGGYALNLSAITAAICMGDEAHEDRNKRYTAAAVCGLLYILIAIFGAVVTGLLTAFPRELVACIAGLALLGSIGGGMATAFKEEKHREAALITFLVTLSGVVIAGVGSAFWGVVAGSLALLVQSLRARKT; from the coding sequence ATGCGCTTTTTCAAAGACTTGAGTCCTGCAGCCGTGGCCGCAGGCTTTGTGGCCGTGCTGGTAGGCTTTACCAGTTCGGTAGCCCTGGTGTTTCAGGCGGCGCAGGCCTTTCATGCCACGCCTGAGCAAATCACTTCCTGGATTTGGGCGCTGGGCCTGGGCATGGGTCTGTGTTCGCTGGTCCCTTCATTGATTCTGCGCATGCCGGTCATGGTGGCTTGGTCCACCCCGGGGGCGGCGGTGCTGGCGACCGCTGGGCTGGCAGGTGGTTTCTCCATGGCAGAGGCGATCGGTGCCTTTATCGTCAGCGCGGCCCTCATCATCCTGGCCGGGGTGACCGGCTGGTTCGAGCGCATCATGAACCGCATCCCCATGGAAATCGCTTCGGCCCTGCTGGCCGGCGTGCTGGCCAAGTTCGGCATGCAGGCTTTCTCTGCGGCCGAGACCAATCTATCCCTGGTGCTGGTCATGCTGCTCGCCTATCTGCTGTCGCGGCGCATGGCTCCGCGCTATGCGGTCATCATCACCTTGCTGGCTGGAACCGCCTGGGCGGCGCTGCGCGGGCAGATGCAGTGGTCGGCCGTACACGCAGGTCTGGCCATGCCGGTCTATACGGCTCCCGAGTTCTCGCTGCATGCGCTCATCAGCCTGGCTTTGCCCCTGTTCGTCGTGACCATGGCCTCGCAGAATCTGCCGGGCGTGGCGGTGATTCGCGCCACAGGCTATCCGATACCGGTTTCCAGGGTCATCAGCATGACCGGCGTGGCGACCTTGCTGTTGGCGCCTTTTGGCGGCTATGCCCTCAACCTCAGTGCCATCACGGCGGCGATCTGCATGGGAGACGAGGCGCATGAGGACAGAAACAAGCGCTATACCGCTGCTGCCGTGTGTGGACTGCTATATATATTGATAGCTATCTTTGGTGCAGTGGTTACCGGTCTGCTGACCGCCTTCCCCAGGGAGTTGGTGGCCTGCATCGCCGGACTGGCCCTGCTGGGCTCCATAGGCGGCGGCATGGCGACGGCCTTCAAGGAGGAAAAGCACCGAGAGGCGGCGCTCATCACCTTTCTGGTCACGCTCAGCGGCGTCGTCATCGCAGGGGTGGGCTCGGCCTTCTGGGGCGTGGTCGCTGGCAGCCTGGCCTTGCTTGTCCAGAGCCTGCGTGCGCGCAAGACCTGA
- the gshA gene encoding glutamate--cysteine ligase, protein MVPHLVTALTGPINELEQRILDSMPAIERWFRLEWMEHTPPFYCSVDIRNAGFKLAPVDTNLFPGGWNNLTDEMLPLAVQAAMAAIEKICPEARNLLIIPENHTRNTHYLASVLQLKRIFSMAGLNVRIGSISPEIKKTLSITLPLGDEIKLEPVIRSKRRLGLKDFDPCTILLNNDLSTGVPGIIEELYEQYLLPPLHAGWNVRRKSRHFQSYEEVGKRFGKLLGIDPWLINPLFGHVENIDFAEGTGMEALAEQVDVILGKVRRKYKEYGIKEKPFAVVKADNGTYGMGVMTVRDAKELAALPRKSRNKMGVIKDGQTVHDVIVQEGVLTYERMHNAVAEPVVYMMDRYVVGGFYRMHPERGEDENLNAPGAGYVPLAFQQSNHLPQVSARPGASAPNRFYMYGVIARLAMLAASYELEATNPDAEIYD, encoded by the coding sequence ATGGTTCCACATCTCGTCACGGCTTTGACCGGCCCCATTAACGAACTTGAGCAGCGCATTCTCGACTCCATGCCTGCCATTGAGCGTTGGTTCCGCCTGGAATGGATGGAGCACACGCCGCCGTTCTACTGTTCGGTGGATATTCGTAATGCGGGTTTCAAGCTGGCACCGGTGGATACCAACCTGTTTCCAGGCGGCTGGAACAACCTGACCGATGAAATGCTGCCACTGGCTGTCCAGGCTGCGATGGCTGCTATCGAAAAGATATGCCCCGAGGCACGCAATCTGCTCATCATCCCCGAGAACCACACGCGCAACACCCACTATCTGGCCAGCGTGCTGCAGCTCAAGCGCATCTTCAGCATGGCGGGTCTCAACGTGCGTATCGGCTCCATCAGCCCCGAGATCAAGAAGACGCTGTCCATCACGCTGCCGCTGGGTGACGAGATCAAGCTGGAGCCGGTGATCCGCAGCAAGCGCCGCCTGGGCCTCAAGGATTTCGACCCCTGCACCATTTTGCTCAACAACGATCTCTCCACCGGCGTGCCCGGCATCATCGAGGAGCTGTACGAGCAATATCTGCTGCCGCCGTTGCATGCAGGCTGGAATGTGCGTCGCAAGAGTCGCCACTTCCAGAGCTACGAGGAAGTCGGCAAGCGCTTCGGAAAGCTGCTGGGCATCGACCCCTGGCTGATCAATCCCTTGTTCGGCCATGTGGAGAACATCGATTTTGCCGAAGGCACGGGCATGGAGGCCCTGGCCGAGCAGGTGGACGTGATCCTGGGCAAGGTGCGCCGCAAGTACAAGGAATACGGCATCAAGGAAAAGCCGTTTGCCGTGGTCAAGGCCGACAACGGCACTTACGGCATGGGCGTGATGACCGTGCGCGATGCCAAGGAGCTGGCCGCGCTGCCGCGCAAGAGCCGCAACAAGATGGGAGTCATCAAGGACGGCCAGACCGTGCATGACGTCATCGTGCAGGAGGGCGTGCTGACCTATGAGCGCATGCACAACGCCGTGGCCGAGCCTGTGGTCTATATGATGGATCGTTACGTGGTGGGCGGCTTCTACCGCATGCACCCCGAGCGCGGCGAGGACGAGAACCTCAATGCCCCTGGTGCGGGCTATGTCCCCCTGGCTTTCCAGCAGAGCAATCACCTGCCTCAGGTCAGCGCGCGCCCGGGCGCCAGCGCCCCGAACCGCTTCTACATGTATGGCGTGATAGCACGTTTGGCCATGTTGGCTGCCAGCTACGAGCTGGAAGCCACTAATCCCGACGCAGAAATCTACGACTGA
- the trkA gene encoding Trk system potassium transporter TrkA, whose translation MKIIILGAGRVGQSVAESLVSEQNGITVIDTDARALRELESRFDLRGVVGNGIDPQVLAEAGAKDTDLLIACASMDETNLVCCKIAQAVFDIPTRIARVRSSSFAVDDPVLGKEGFAVDRIICPEESVTNYIRKLIEYPEAMQVRAFAGGRAALASVRARAGAPAVGLQIAQVRERMPELAMRIVAIYRRFMDEPDRFVRCDGATRIEPGDEVFMLAATEHVSEALKAINLPEGRTSRPVFRIMIAGGGQVSLRLAKKLAQTPGRFHVKIIESNAQQCLGLSSVLPAEVLVLEGDATDEALLEEEGIEDVDLFLALTDDDEDNIMSSLLAKRMGARRVLSLINRRAYADLMHGTQIDIALSPAQAMLGEFLAYVRRGDVQAVHSLRRGVAEALEIVARGDRKSSRVVGRKVEELRLPEEVHIGLIVRGIPEGKTCEEVAGAALEAEVIIPRSHTVIESGDHVVFFLPNKRLVRNVENLFRVSATFF comes from the coding sequence ATGAAAATCATTATTCTGGGTGCCGGGCGCGTAGGCCAGAGTGTGGCCGAAAGTCTGGTGTCCGAGCAAAACGGAATCACCGTCATCGACACGGATGCGCGTGCATTGCGCGAGCTGGAGTCGCGCTTCGACCTGCGCGGCGTGGTCGGCAACGGCATCGATCCCCAGGTGCTGGCCGAGGCGGGCGCCAAGGACACCGATCTGCTGATCGCCTGTGCCTCCATGGACGAGACGAACCTGGTGTGCTGCAAGATTGCCCAGGCCGTGTTCGATATTCCCACCCGCATTGCGCGAGTGCGCTCGTCCAGCTTTGCGGTGGACGACCCGGTGCTGGGCAAGGAGGGTTTTGCGGTCGATCGCATCATCTGTCCCGAGGAATCCGTCACCAATTACATCCGCAAGCTCATCGAATACCCGGAAGCCATGCAGGTGCGGGCCTTTGCGGGCGGACGAGCCGCCTTGGCCTCGGTGCGCGCACGCGCCGGCGCGCCTGCCGTGGGCCTGCAGATCGCCCAGGTGCGCGAGCGCATGCCCGAGTTGGCCATGCGCATCGTGGCGATCTACCGCCGCTTCATGGACGAGCCCGACCGGTTTGTGCGCTGCGACGGGGCTACGCGCATAGAGCCCGGCGACGAAGTCTTCATGCTGGCCGCGACCGAGCATGTGTCCGAGGCGCTCAAGGCCATCAACCTGCCGGAAGGTCGCACGAGCCGGCCGGTGTTCCGCATCATGATTGCGGGCGGGGGTCAGGTCAGTCTGCGACTTGCCAAGAAGCTGGCGCAGACGCCCGGGCGCTTTCACGTCAAGATCATCGAGTCCAATGCCCAGCAATGTCTGGGCCTGTCGTCGGTGTTGCCTGCCGAAGTGCTGGTGCTGGAAGGCGATGCCACCGATGAGGCCTTGCTGGAGGAAGAGGGCATCGAAGATGTGGATCTGTTTCTGGCGTTGACGGACGATGACGAGGACAACATCATGTCCAGCCTGCTGGCCAAGCGCATGGGCGCGCGCCGCGTTCTGTCGCTGATCAATCGCCGCGCCTATGCTGACCTGATGCACGGCACGCAGATAGATATTGCGCTGTCGCCTGCTCAAGCCATGCTGGGCGAGTTCCTGGCCTACGTGCGCCGCGGCGATGTGCAAGCCGTGCACAGCCTGCGCCGTGGTGTGGCCGAGGCACTGGAGATCGTGGCGCGCGGCGACCGCAAAAGCTCGCGTGTGGTGGGCCGCAAGGTGGAAGAGCTGCGCCTGCCCGAGGAAGTGCATATCGGTCTCATCGTTCGCGGCATTCCAGAAGGCAAGACCTGCGAGGAAGTGGCAGGCGCGGCACTGGAGGCCGAGGTCATCATTCCGCGCAGCCATACCGTGATTGAATCCGGCGACCATGTGGTGTTCTTCCTGCCCAACAAGCGATTGGTGCGCAACGTGGAAAACCTGTTCCGCGTCAGCGCCACCTTTTTCTAA